The following proteins are co-located in the Limanda limanda chromosome 5, fLimLim1.1, whole genome shotgun sequence genome:
- the ier3 gene encoding radiation-inducible immediate-early gene IEX-1, with translation MCSRTFTRTLSRTDSLPRTGSRPLPGPQFAFPRAAPRSTQPEVFTFERIPAQVSAVRSYVPIRPRKRCTRVMYPAKVRMHLPPPEKSQAQRWLLVLVLVLLWQIYTEEPCADPPLSSECQGFSLQAPEELARIQPGSELESAPRDPQHVVPGSSCPRPGQEPESSRALEQSSAGNSYVVALLVYHRLGGDS, from the coding sequence ATGTGCTCCCGGACCTTCACCCGGACCTTGTCCCGGACCGACAGCCTGCCCCGGACCGGCAGCCGGCCCCTGCCCGGCCCGCAGTTCGCCTTCCCCCGGGCGGCGCCCCGCAGCACGCAGCCGGAAGTCTTCACCTTCGAGCGGATCCCGGCGCAGGTCTCCGCGGTGCGCTCCTACGTGCCCATCCGGCCCCGGAAGCGCTGCACCCGGGTCATGTACCCGGCCAAAGTCCGCATGCACCTGCCCCCCCCGGAGAAGAGCCAGGCCCAGCGCTggctgctggtcctggtcctggtgttGCTGTGGCAGATCTACACCGAGGAGCCGTGCGCCGACCCCCCGCTGAGCAGCGAGTGCCAGGGCTTCTCCCTCCAGGCCCCGGAGGAGCTCGCCCGGATCCAACCCGGCTCCGAGCTAGAGTCCGCCCCGCGGGACCCGCAGCACGTCGTGCCCGGCAGCAGCTGCCCCAGGCCCGGGCAGGAGCCGGAGAGCAGCCGGGCCCTGGAGCAGAGCTCCGCCGGGAACAGCTACGTGGTGGCGCTGCTGGTCTACCACCGGCTGGGCGGGGACAGCTAG